The following are encoded in a window of Mycobacterium decipiens genomic DNA:
- a CDS encoding ABC transporter substrate-binding protein, protein MAARAVLVTPLSGPLARFGKAGASALALWADHSEVSLEVIDAYPSAASAIRAAEASRPDVVFGPYGSGPALAAVAASEGVVWNHGGATLRLARPAYPRVVNVESPAYHYLAAILETLVAEGLNEGSEVVMMHSDTGFGREAAEGAVMTARQLGLRWRSVTFRPGRARDVLAQVPAGDVLLTAGSFDDDVAIAQWDSGRRWRAVGLVAAGVDELRHAIGDLVERLYGPCQWFDGIDHPADGPGSAWFSQCYRDANGTEPPYPAAAAFAAGVVWQRCVKEAGTVESVPVLAAAQRLDTTTLFGRFRVDPITGVQTGHQIRVVQWRDGQRVLVDRPLRRT, encoded by the coding sequence ATGGCAGCTCGCGCCGTCCTGGTTACCCCTCTGTCCGGGCCGCTTGCCAGATTTGGGAAAGCAGGGGCAAGCGCCCTTGCTCTCTGGGCCGACCATTCGGAAGTAAGCCTGGAGGTCATCGACGCGTACCCTTCCGCGGCGTCCGCGATACGGGCCGCCGAGGCTAGCCGGCCCGACGTGGTGTTCGGGCCCTACGGTTCGGGGCCCGCACTTGCTGCCGTGGCCGCTAGCGAAGGGGTTGTCTGGAACCACGGCGGCGCTACCCTCCGGCTGGCTCGGCCGGCATATCCGCGTGTGGTCAACGTGGAGTCTCCCGCTTACCACTATCTCGCCGCAATCCTCGAAACCCTTGTCGCCGAGGGCCTTAATGAGGGGTCGGAGGTAGTGATGATGCACAGTGATACGGGATTCGGCCGCGAGGCGGCCGAAGGCGCGGTGATGACGGCGCGGCAGCTCGGTCTCCGGTGGCGGTCGGTCACTTTTCGGCCAGGCCGGGCGAGAGACGTGCTGGCGCAGGTTCCGGCGGGCGATGTGCTGTTGACGGCCGGCTCTTTCGACGATGATGTCGCCATCGCACAGTGGGACAGCGGACGCCGTTGGCGTGCAGTTGGATTGGTCGCGGCGGGGGTCGATGAACTCCGGCACGCCATCGGGGATCTTGTTGAGCGGCTTTACGGACCGTGCCAGTGGTTCGACGGGATAGACCATCCCGCGGACGGACCCGGCAGCGCGTGGTTCAGCCAGTGTTATCGGGATGCCAACGGTACTGAGCCGCCTTATCCGGCTGCTGCGGCGTTCGCCGCGGGTGTCGTTTGGCAGCGCTGCGTGAAGGAAGCCGGCACTGTTGAATCCGTGCCGGTCCTAGCGGCTGCACAACGACTCGATACCACTACCTTGTTCGGTCGGTTTCGTGTCGACCCGATCACTGGCGTGCAAACCGGTCACCAAATTCGCGTCGTTCAGTGGCGAGACGGACAGCGAGTGCTGGTTGATCGGCCACTTCGTCGAACGTGA
- a CDS encoding acyl-CoA synthetase: MRRASSKFEQDLDKTPANFVPLTPLSFIERAAAVYPHRLSVVYNAQRYTWQETYARARRLASALSRCGVGVGDTVAVMLPNTPPMYEAHFGVPMCGAVLNALNTRLDPQAVAFMLEHGEAKLLITDTEFSPVIDKVKPSIPVIDVEDTELQGGTRLGDMEYEAFLATGDPEFEWRWPEDEWEAISLNYTSGTTGNPKGVVYHHRGAYLNAVCNIVTWSMPQHSVYLWTLPMFHCNGWTFPWTMAANAGTNVCLRKVDAQKIFELIKAEKVTHYCGAPIVHSMLINAPEELRQGIDHKVHAMVAAAPPPAAMIEGMERLGFDITHVYGLTEVYGPAAVCAKNEAWESLDVSERARLNGRQGVRYLMEDGLAVMNPQTMQPVPADGETMGEIMFRGNITMKGYLKNAEATREAFSGGWFHSGDLAVRQPDGYVKIKDRSKDIIISGGENISSLEVEDVLYRHPAVLAAAVVAMPDEKWGETPCAFVETRPDAQLTDKEIIEFCRRHLAPFKAPRAVVFGELPKTSTGKIQKVVLREKAKSTTAIQT; encoded by the coding sequence ATGCGCCGTGCCAGTTCCAAATTCGAGCAGGACCTCGACAAGACCCCGGCAAACTTCGTGCCGTTGACTCCGCTGTCGTTCATCGAGCGCGCTGCAGCCGTCTATCCGCACCGCCTGTCGGTGGTCTACAACGCACAGCGCTACACGTGGCAGGAAACGTACGCCCGGGCGCGGCGCCTCGCGTCGGCGCTGTCGCGGTGCGGAGTCGGCGTTGGCGACACCGTGGCGGTGATGCTGCCCAATACGCCGCCCATGTACGAGGCGCATTTCGGTGTTCCGATGTGCGGCGCGGTGCTCAACGCCCTCAACACGCGGCTCGATCCGCAAGCCGTCGCGTTCATGCTCGAGCACGGCGAAGCCAAGCTGCTGATCACGGACACGGAGTTCTCCCCCGTGATCGACAAGGTCAAACCGTCAATTCCGGTGATCGACGTTGAGGACACCGAGTTGCAGGGCGGCACGCGGCTGGGCGACATGGAGTATGAAGCCTTCCTGGCGACCGGGGATCCCGAATTCGAGTGGCGCTGGCCGGAAGACGAATGGGAGGCGATCTCCCTCAACTACACGTCGGGTACCACCGGCAATCCGAAGGGGGTCGTCTACCACCACCGCGGCGCGTACCTCAACGCCGTGTGCAACATCGTCACCTGGAGCATGCCGCAGCATTCGGTCTACCTGTGGACGCTGCCGATGTTCCATTGCAACGGCTGGACCTTCCCCTGGACGATGGCGGCCAACGCCGGGACGAACGTCTGCCTGCGCAAGGTCGACGCGCAGAAGATCTTCGAGCTGATCAAGGCGGAGAAGGTGACGCACTACTGCGGCGCACCGATCGTGCACTCTATGCTGATCAACGCCCCCGAGGAGCTTAGGCAGGGCATCGATCACAAGGTGCACGCCATGGTCGCCGCCGCACCGCCGCCGGCGGCGATGATCGAGGGTATGGAACGGCTGGGATTCGACATCACGCATGTCTACGGCCTGACCGAGGTCTACGGGCCGGCGGCGGTCTGCGCCAAAAATGAGGCGTGGGAGTCGCTCGACGTCTCCGAGCGCGCGCGGCTCAACGGCCGACAGGGCGTGCGCTACCTGATGGAGGACGGGCTGGCGGTGATGAACCCGCAGACAATGCAGCCGGTGCCCGCCGACGGCGAGACCATGGGCGAGATCATGTTTCGCGGCAACATCACCATGAAGGGCTACCTGAAGAACGCGGAGGCGACGCGTGAGGCGTTCAGCGGCGGCTGGTTCCACTCCGGCGACCTGGCGGTGCGGCAGCCCGACGGCTACGTCAAGATCAAGGACCGGTCCAAGGACATCATCATCTCGGGTGGCGAGAATATCTCGTCGCTCGAGGTTGAGGACGTGCTTTACCGTCATCCCGCGGTGCTGGCCGCGGCAGTCGTGGCGATGCCCGACGAGAAGTGGGGTGAAACACCCTGCGCCTTCGTGGAAACCAGGCCCGACGCACAGCTGACCGACAAAGAGATCATCGAGTTCTGTCGGCGGCATCTAGCCCCGTTCAAGGCGCCGCGCGCGGTGGTGTTCGGCGAGCTCCCGAAGACCTCGACCGGAAAGATCCAGAAGGTCGTGCTGCGCGAGAAGGCGAAATCCACGACGGCGATCCAGACATGA
- a CDS encoding enoyl-CoA hydratase, whose protein sequence is MSAIRQHGPSILLREDRGGVCTLTMNRPLQMNLLTTEMIEALQKAFDSLMDDASIRVIILAAAGKGFCAGHDLKELRALTELPRIEELFDRCSAMMQTITALPQPVIARVQGAAAAAGCQLVAQCDLAVTSAAAKFTTPGVTWGFFCSTPGVAVGRNVSRKRAMEMLLTGDMVDAHQALDWGLVNRVVPAEDLVAETDRLARQLAEKPPVQLAAGKRAFYAQVDLGVAQAYELASGVIAASFAHQEGREGMDAFIEKRDPPGRSRPQR, encoded by the coding sequence ATGAGCGCGATCCGGCAACACGGTCCGTCGATTCTGCTGCGCGAAGACCGCGGCGGCGTCTGCACGCTCACGATGAACCGTCCACTGCAGATGAACCTCCTTACCACCGAGATGATCGAGGCGCTGCAGAAGGCTTTCGATTCGCTGATGGACGACGCCAGCATCCGGGTCATCATCCTGGCCGCGGCGGGCAAGGGCTTCTGCGCCGGGCATGACCTCAAGGAGCTCCGCGCGCTCACGGAGCTGCCGAGGATCGAAGAGTTGTTTGACCGCTGCAGCGCGATGATGCAGACCATTACGGCGCTGCCGCAGCCGGTTATCGCCCGGGTGCAGGGCGCAGCGGCGGCGGCCGGTTGCCAGCTCGTCGCGCAGTGCGATCTGGCGGTGACCTCCGCGGCGGCGAAGTTCACCACGCCCGGCGTAACCTGGGGCTTCTTCTGCTCGACCCCGGGCGTGGCGGTCGGCCGCAATGTATCGCGCAAGCGCGCGATGGAGATGCTGCTCACGGGCGACATGGTGGATGCACACCAGGCACTCGACTGGGGGCTGGTCAACCGCGTCGTGCCGGCCGAAGATCTCGTTGCGGAGACCGACAGGCTAGCAAGGCAGCTCGCCGAGAAGCCGCCGGTGCAGCTCGCGGCCGGCAAGCGTGCCTTCTATGCGCAGGTGGATCTCGGTGTGGCGCAGGCCTACGAGCTCGCGTCGGGGGTGATTGCCGCGAGCTTCGCCCACCAAGAGGGACGGGAAGGCATGGATGCCTTCATCGAGAAGCGCGACCCACCCGGTCGGTCACGCCCGCAACGGTAG
- a CDS encoding DUF6545 domain-containing protein codes for MTGSQSVSVAPCPIWRVRGPSPAGPLLRAHCVPNREHDAAIHALYLAQAARTKTAGALPEPPDVTPVVRSRSRTLDEEVVELLKLAKWWIPAHATTEQFTSGPKTKAST; via the coding sequence ATGACTGGTAGTCAATCTGTTTCAGTGGCACCTTGCCCCATTTGGCGGGTGCGGGGTCCTTCACCAGCTGGCCCGTTGCTCAGGGCCCACTGCGTGCCAAACCGCGAACACGACGCCGCAATCCACGCTCTTTACCTGGCTCAAGCCGCCAGGACCAAAACCGCAGGCGCCCTACCGGAACCCCCCGACGTCACACCAGTCGTGAGATCCCGGTCCAGAACCCTCGACGAGGAAGTAGTAGAACTACTGAAACTAGCGAAATGGTGGATACCCGCCCACGCAACCACCGAACAATTCACCTCCGGTCCCAAAACGAAAGCGAGCACATGA
- a CDS encoding cytochrome P450, translating into MTADSPTTTSQLNRFQFPIIGDLSTIDFNKPVQKVTDKLTKLGSGMIEQPIGQPVIFLADTTLIDDVNDETHWEKHLGSALRRVRSVLGDGLFTAYNHEPNWRKAHNILMPTFTKTAMKLYHDTMAETIRELVDVWNRKSAVRAWITIPADANRLTIEIIARVAMGYSFTKLSDSRENAFIAAFLRELAYADRHTADIAQERKDQHNKDATQIRRQVADIIRARRLNSTAGSRDDMLDIILHSTDPDTGDQLDNDNIISQILTLLVAGSETSANAIAFALHFLSINPNIAEQARAEIDEHWSNDTFPNIHFDDVDKLRYLRRVVDETLRLWPVVPGYFRQARQDTTIGTGKHFFRGGDWVFVHLIAAHRSDAWGHDAHEFNPDRFLPENLRKLPRRIYKPFGTGARACLGRRFALHETLLTLAAVLHQYDLEPRPGYCLSASEAMTLKPVDLQLRLHRR; encoded by the coding sequence ATGACCGCGGACAGCCCAACCACCACCAGCCAGCTAAACCGCTTTCAGTTTCCTATTATCGGCGATCTCAGCACCATCGACTTCAATAAACCCGTCCAAAAAGTAACCGACAAACTGACCAAACTCGGCAGCGGAATGATAGAGCAGCCCATCGGCCAACCAGTCATCTTTCTCGCCGACACCACCCTTATCGACGACGTCAACGACGAGACCCACTGGGAAAAACACCTTGGATCCGCGCTCCGCAGAGTGCGCTCTGTCCTCGGCGACGGCCTGTTCACCGCCTACAACCACGAACCCAATTGGCGCAAGGCGCACAACATCCTGATGCCAACCTTCACCAAAACAGCCATGAAGCTTTACCACGACACGATGGCCGAGACCATCCGCGAACTTGTCGACGTCTGGAACAGGAAGAGTGCTGTGCGAGCCTGGATTACCATCCCGGCCGACGCCAACCGACTCACCATTGAAATCATCGCCCGCGTTGCAATGGGCTACTCCTTCACTAAGCTCAGCGACTCGCGTGAAAACGCTTTCATCGCTGCCTTTCTTCGCGAACTCGCCTACGCCGACCGGCATACCGCGGATATCGCCCAGGAGCGAAAAGATCAACACAACAAAGACGCGACCCAGATTCGCCGACAGGTTGCGGACATTATTAGAGCGCGGCGCCTCAATTCCACAGCGGGCTCGCGTGACGACATGCTCGACATCATCCTGCACAGCACCGATCCCGACACCGGCGACCAACTCGACAACGACAACATCATTAGCCAGATCCTGACACTGCTCGTCGCCGGCAGCGAAACCTCGGCGAATGCCATCGCCTTTGCCCTGCACTTTCTGTCCATCAATCCCAACATCGCCGAGCAAGCCCGCGCAGAGATCGACGAACACTGGTCCAACGACACCTTCCCCAATATCCACTTCGACGACGTCGACAAGTTGAGGTACCTACGCCGCGTCGTCGACGAAACGTTGCGGCTGTGGCCGGTAGTACCGGGCTACTTCCGCCAGGCCCGCCAAGACACCACGATCGGAACGGGAAAGCATTTCTTCCGCGGCGGGGACTGGGTGTTCGTTCACTTGATCGCCGCCCACCGCTCCGACGCCTGGGGCCATGACGCCCATGAATTCAACCCCGACCGTTTCCTGCCCGAGAATCTACGCAAACTTCCACGACGCATCTACAAGCCCTTTGGCACCGGCGCCCGGGCCTGCCTCGGCCGCCGATTCGCCCTCCACGAGACCCTTTTGACCCTCGCGGCAGTACTTCATCAATACGACCTAGAACCCCGTCCCGGGTACTGCCTCTCGGCCTCCGAAGCCATGACGCTTAAACCCGTCGATCTGCAACTGCGGCTACACCGCCGATAG
- a CDS encoding SCO6745 family protein has translation MSADWRDLSRRAAFESHRLIGWIFWDPVGVSNYAALGVPDGVGYYVATRAAPLAAAGDAVVAAVFGSIHPGVIKYSLDLCRQHTTFVAAAAARDAAVVSGLRDYAPEIVDPLTELGPAVWDAVDALPVGGRSLFAAHRAWPRPDDPLLSAWLAVNCIREWRGDTHWAIQIADGLSPIASGILDGAWRSYDDDWLPRSRGADDSALRDAYDELDRRGFVTDGKVNRRGTEHRQLLEDRLDDLTVLPWQHLGEATTRRLIDCIAPVGERLLARIDATAGPKWMPAARTRA, from the coding sequence GTGAGCGCCGACTGGCGTGACCTCAGTCGCCGGGCCGCGTTCGAGTCGCACCGGCTGATCGGCTGGATCTTCTGGGATCCGGTCGGAGTCTCCAACTATGCGGCGCTCGGGGTGCCCGATGGCGTCGGCTACTACGTCGCGACACGCGCTGCGCCGCTCGCGGCCGCCGGCGACGCCGTCGTCGCTGCCGTGTTCGGCTCGATCCACCCCGGCGTCATCAAATATTCGCTCGATCTGTGCCGCCAGCACACGACGTTCGTCGCCGCCGCGGCTGCCCGCGATGCGGCTGTGGTGTCGGGCCTACGCGACTACGCGCCAGAGATCGTCGATCCGCTCACCGAGCTCGGGCCGGCGGTATGGGACGCGGTCGATGCGTTGCCCGTCGGCGGGCGTTCGCTGTTCGCCGCCCACCGTGCCTGGCCTCGCCCGGACGATCCACTGTTGTCGGCGTGGCTGGCGGTCAATTGCATCCGCGAGTGGCGCGGCGACACCCACTGGGCGATCCAGATCGCGGACGGTCTGTCGCCGATCGCGTCGGGGATCCTCGACGGAGCATGGCGCTCCTACGATGACGACTGGCTGCCCCGCAGCCGGGGCGCCGACGACTCGGCGCTGCGCGACGCGTACGACGAGCTCGACCGGCGCGGGTTCGTCACCGACGGGAAAGTCAACCGGCGCGGCACCGAGCACCGCCAGCTGCTTGAGGATCGCCTGGATGACCTGACCGTGCTGCCGTGGCAGCATCTCGGCGAGGCGACAACGCGGCGGCTCATCGACTGCATCGCCCCGGTGGGCGAGCGCCTGCTCGCGCGTATCGACGCCACCGCCGGGCCGAAGTGGATGCCCGCGGCGCGCACTCGGGCCTAG
- a CDS encoding nitroreductase family deazaflavin-dependent oxidoreductase: MVLRRESPIRRRRLRFYEAVLERVLTSGVGYQFLFHVAPRVDKLLIPWTNGRLSSAGLDRVGLVRTTGAKSGQPRTHPLALFKDSGDLLAIGSNYGRPQHPAWSANLVAHPECTVEFKGPPRRYRAELLTGDARASAWATAVDWFAGYESYRGTCAPREIRVFRLRPVAEGSR, from the coding sequence ATGGTACTTCGGCGGGAAAGCCCGATCCGCCGGCGACGGTTGCGTTTCTACGAGGCGGTGCTGGAGCGTGTCCTGACGAGTGGGGTCGGCTACCAGTTCCTGTTCCACGTCGCGCCGCGTGTCGACAAACTGCTGATTCCTTGGACCAACGGCCGGCTGAGTTCGGCCGGGCTCGACAGGGTCGGGCTGGTGAGGACGACCGGCGCCAAGTCCGGACAACCGCGGACCCATCCGCTGGCATTGTTCAAAGACTCTGGCGACCTGCTCGCTATCGGGTCCAACTATGGGCGGCCGCAGCATCCGGCCTGGTCGGCCAACCTGGTGGCGCACCCCGAATGCACGGTCGAATTCAAGGGTCCGCCGCGGCGGTACCGGGCCGAGCTGCTGACCGGCGACGCACGCGCTTCGGCCTGGGCCACGGCCGTCGACTGGTTCGCCGGATACGAGAGCTACCGCGGCACCTGTGCGCCCCGCGAGATCAGGGTCTTCCGGCTGCGGCCGGTGGCCGAGGGCTCGAGGTGA
- a CDS encoding carboxymuconolactone decarboxylase family protein: MAAPVSVRDDLSRLVARLVALSPGDGRIAGLVRRVCARALSLPPLPSEVAVGEPESQAEAVVAEFAEQFSVDVSAITGEQRSRLWKHLGDATFGVVVAMYIADFVPRVRAGLEALGVGAQYLGWVTGPIVWDHTTDPADVVFNDFLPAVARMRALDPVTAELVRLRGAAQHNCRLCKSLRESTALDAGGSETLYGEIERFETSILLDDRAKAGIMYADALIWTPAHLAVDDAAEVRSRFSDAEAVELTFDIMRNASNKIAVSLAADAPTVTRGTQRYRLGLDGQTVFS; the protein is encoded by the coding sequence ATGGCGGCTCCGGTTTCGGTTCGCGACGATCTGTCGCGGTTGGTGGCCCGGTTGGTGGCGTTGTCCCCGGGCGACGGCCGGATCGCGGGGCTGGTTCGGCGGGTGTGCGCGCGGGCGCTGTCGCTTCCGCCGTTGCCGAGTGAGGTTGCGGTGGGCGAGCCGGAGTCCCAGGCCGAGGCCGTCGTTGCCGAGTTCGCCGAGCAGTTCAGCGTCGATGTCTCAGCGATCACCGGCGAGCAGCGATCCCGGCTGTGGAAGCATCTGGGGGACGCCACTTTTGGCGTCGTTGTGGCGATGTACATCGCCGACTTTGTGCCGCGGGTGCGTGCCGGGCTGGAAGCGTTGGGCGTTGGCGCGCAGTATTTGGGCTGGGTGACGGGGCCGATCGTCTGGGATCACACCACCGATCCCGCCGATGTGGTGTTCAACGATTTTCTGCCCGCGGTGGCCCGGATGCGGGCGCTGGACCCGGTCACCGCCGAACTGGTACGGCTGCGCGGAGCGGCCCAGCACAACTGCCGGCTGTGCAAGTCGCTGCGTGAGAGCACTGCACTCGATGCGGGCGGTTCGGAGACGTTATACGGCGAGATCGAGCGTTTCGAGACCTCGATATTGCTCGATGATCGCGCAAAAGCCGGCATCATGTATGCAGATGCGTTAATTTGGACCCCTGCGCACCTCGCCGTCGACGATGCCGCCGAGGTGCGCTCCCGGTTCTCGGACGCCGAGGCCGTCGAGCTGACTTTTGACATCATGCGTAACGCGAGCAACAAGATTGCTGTGTCTTTGGCTGCTGACGCGCCGACGGTAACGCGGGGCACCCAGCGGTATCGCCTCGGGCTCGACGGCCAGACGGTGTTCAGTTGA
- a CDS encoding TldD/PmbA family protein has translation MITPQHVVNIVLQEAATSGRADETMVLVTDKVEATLRWAGNSMTTNGVSVSRSVTVISIVRRGDSAFVGTVVSAEVDPSVLPGLVVSSQDAARSAPEAGDTAPLLGDTGEPDDWDAPIPGTGAGVFAGITGSLSRGFRGADRLYGYAHQSVSTTFLASSTGLRRRYTQPAGAIEINAKRGDASAWAGIGTPDFVDVPIDLLLERLSTRLQWAQRTVELPAGRYETIMPPSTVADMMTYLGWSMAGRGAQEGRTAFSAPGGGTRVGERLTQLPLTLFTDPAAPGLACTPFLAVSNSSETQSVFDNGMDIGQVDWIRDGVINALAYPRATAAKFDAPVAVAADNLVMTGGSVDLADMIAGTERGLLLTTLWYIREVDPTTLLLTGLTRDGVYLIEDGQVTAEVNNFRFNESPLDLLRRATEAGVSEKTLPREWGDWVTRTAMPPLRIPDFHMSSVSQAR, from the coding sequence ATGATTACGCCACAACACGTCGTCAACATCGTTTTGCAGGAGGCGGCCACATCCGGCCGGGCGGACGAGACCATGGTGCTGGTCACCGACAAGGTCGAGGCGACGTTGCGCTGGGCGGGGAATTCGATGACCACCAACGGCGTTTCGGTCAGCCGCAGCGTCACCGTGATTTCGATTGTGCGACGGGGAGATAGCGCCTTTGTCGGCACCGTGGTCTCCGCCGAAGTGGACCCGTCGGTGCTTCCGGGGCTGGTGGTGTCTTCCCAGGACGCGGCCCGCTCCGCGCCCGAAGCCGGTGATACCGCACCGCTGCTCGGCGACACCGGTGAGCCCGACGACTGGGACGCCCCGATTCCGGGCACCGGGGCGGGGGTTTTTGCCGGTATCACCGGCTCACTGAGCCGCGGCTTCCGGGGTGCGGATCGCTTGTACGGCTACGCGCACCAAAGTGTCTCGACGACGTTTCTGGCGTCGTCGACGGGACTGCGGCGCCGCTACACCCAGCCCGCCGGGGCGATCGAGATCAACGCCAAACGCGGCGACGCCAGCGCCTGGGCGGGGATCGGCACACCTGATTTCGTCGATGTGCCAATCGATCTGTTGCTTGAGCGGCTGTCGACCCGGCTTCAGTGGGCGCAACGCACCGTCGAGCTGCCGGCCGGGCGCTACGAGACGATCATGCCGCCATCGACGGTGGCCGACATGATGACCTATCTGGGATGGTCGATGGCCGGCCGCGGCGCACAGGAGGGCCGCACCGCGTTCTCGGCACCTGGCGGTGGAACCCGGGTGGGGGAGCGACTCACCCAATTGCCACTGACCCTGTTCACCGATCCGGCCGCGCCGGGTCTGGCGTGTACGCCGTTTCTCGCGGTGAGCAACTCCTCGGAGACACAGTCGGTGTTCGACAACGGCATGGACATCGGCCAGGTCGATTGGATCCGCGACGGCGTGATCAATGCGCTGGCCTATCCGCGGGCCACCGCCGCCAAGTTCGACGCCCCGGTCGCGGTTGCCGCCGACAACCTGGTCATGACCGGTGGGTCGGTCGATCTCGCCGACATGATCGCCGGCACCGAGCGCGGACTGTTGCTGACCACACTCTGGTACATCCGTGAGGTCGACCCGACCACGCTACTGCTCACCGGGCTGACCCGCGACGGCGTCTACCTGATCGAAGACGGCCAGGTGACCGCGGAGGTCAACAACTTCCGGTTCAACGAAAGCCCGCTTGACCTGCTGCGACGGGCCACCGAGGCGGGCGTCAGCGAGAAGACGCTGCCACGCGAATGGGGGGATTGGGTTACCCGGACCGCGATGCCCCCGCTGCGGATTCCCGACTTCCACATGTCATCGGTGAGCCAGGCCCGCTAG
- a CDS encoding TldD/PmbA family protein has translation MTPNRGIDADFLDLPRHELADAALSAATAAGASHADLRVHRISTEIIQLRDGELETAVISREVGLAVRVIVAGTWGFASHAELAPDVAAATARHAVQVATMLAALNTERVKLAPEPVYTDAEWVSTYRIDPFGVPASEKIAVLRDYSGRLLDADGIDHVSASLNAVKEQTFYADTFGSSITQQRVRLLPSLDAVTVDSAAGSFESMRTLAPPTARGWEAVAGDEIWNWTDELAELPSLLAEKVRAPSVMPGPTDLVIDPTNLWLTIHESIGHATEYDRAIGYEAAYAGTSFATPDKLGTMRYGSQVMNVTADRTAEFGLATIGYDDEGVAAQSWDLVRDGVFVGYQLDRVFAPRLGEPRSNGCSYADSPHHVPIQRMANVSLQPGVEDLSTADLIGRVGDGIYIVGDKSWSIDMQRYNFQFTGQRFFRIRDGQLHGQLRDVAYQSTTTDFWNAMEAVGGPSTWRMGGAINCGKAQPGQVGAVSHGCPSALFRGINVLNTRTEGGR, from the coding sequence GTGACACCGAACCGGGGGATCGATGCCGACTTTCTGGACCTGCCGCGCCACGAGTTGGCCGACGCCGCGTTGTCGGCGGCCACCGCGGCCGGGGCCAGCCACGCCGACCTGCGGGTTCACCGGATCAGTACCGAGATCATCCAACTGCGCGATGGTGAGCTGGAGACCGCGGTGATCAGCCGCGAGGTCGGCTTGGCCGTGCGGGTGATCGTCGCGGGCACGTGGGGATTCGCCTCCCACGCCGAATTGGCACCGGACGTCGCGGCCGCAACCGCGCGCCATGCGGTGCAGGTGGCCACCATGCTGGCCGCGCTGAACACCGAGCGGGTCAAATTGGCGCCCGAGCCGGTGTACACCGACGCCGAGTGGGTCTCGACCTACCGGATCGATCCGTTTGGCGTTCCCGCCTCCGAAAAGATTGCCGTGCTACGGGACTACTCCGGGCGGTTGCTGGACGCCGACGGCATCGACCACGTGTCGGCCAGCTTGAACGCCGTCAAGGAGCAGACCTTCTATGCCGACACCTTCGGGTCATCGATCACCCAGCAGCGGGTGCGACTGTTGCCATCGCTGGACGCGGTGACCGTCGATTCCGCGGCGGGCAGCTTCGAATCGATGCGCACGCTGGCTCCGCCGACGGCGCGGGGCTGGGAAGCGGTGGCCGGCGACGAGATCTGGAACTGGACCGATGAGCTCGCCGAGCTGCCGTCGCTGCTGGCGGAGAAGGTCCGGGCGCCCAGCGTGATGCCGGGGCCCACCGACCTGGTGATCGATCCCACCAACCTGTGGCTGACCATCCACGAATCCATCGGCCATGCAACCGAATACGACCGCGCCATCGGCTATGAGGCCGCCTACGCCGGGACGTCGTTCGCCACACCGGACAAACTCGGCACCATGCGCTACGGCTCGCAGGTGATGAACGTGACCGCCGACCGCACCGCCGAATTCGGCTTGGCCACCATCGGTTACGACGACGAGGGAGTGGCCGCGCAAAGCTGGGATCTGGTGCGTGACGGGGTGTTCGTCGGCTACCAGCTCGACCGGGTTTTCGCACCACGGCTGGGGGAGCCACGGTCCAACGGGTGCTCCTATGCCGACTCACCGCATCACGTGCCGATCCAGCGGATGGCCAACGTATCGCTGCAGCCGGGCGTCGAAGACCTCAGTACCGCGGACCTGATCGGCCGGGTCGGTGACGGCATCTACATCGTCGGCGACAAGTCGTGGTCGATCGACATGCAGCGCTACAACTTTCAGTTCACCGGCCAGCGGTTCTTCCGCATCCGAGACGGCCAGCTGCACGGACAGCTGCGTGATGTCGCGTATCAGTCGACCACCACCGATTTCTGGAATGCGATGGAAGCCGTGGGCGGCCCGTCAACCTGGCGTATGGGCGGAGCGATCAACTGCGGCAAGGCCCAGCCCGGCCAGGTGGGCGCCGTCAGCCACGGCTGTCCGTCGGCGTTGTTCCGGGGCATCAACGTGCTCAACACTCGTACCGAGGGTGGCCGATGA